Proteins from a genomic interval of Kitasatospora herbaricolor:
- the gltX gene encoding glutamate--tRNA ligase: MANASADLDPTVRVRFCPSPTGNPHVGLVRTALFNWAFARHHGGTLVFRIEDTDAARDSEDSYNQLLDAMRWLGFDWDEGPEVGGPHEPYRQSQRMDIYADVARRLREAGHAYECYCNTEELDARREAARAAGKPSGYDGHCRNLTDDQVAVYKLEGRQPILRFRMPDGTITFDDLVRGTLSFEPENVPDYGIVRANGAPLYTLVNPVDDALMGITHVLRGEDLLSSTPRQIALYAALAEIGVGSGATPRFGHLPYVMGEGNKKLSKRDPQASLNLYRERGFLPEGLLNYLALLGWSLSAEDDHFSTDELVAAFDIAKVNANPARFDLKKCEAINARHLRELAPDEFVRRLVPYLQAPGLLPAEPSAEQLDLLAKVAPLTQERMVVLSEIVNMAGFLFVAPADFALDPEDAAKVLTQDARPVLEASIKALEALGDFTPEPIQAALREALVDGLGIKPKFAFTPLRVAVTGRRVSPPLFESMELLGRAETLRRLAAALDAVPAA; this comes from the coding sequence GTGGCTAACGCATCCGCAGACCTGGACCCGACGGTCCGGGTCCGCTTCTGTCCGTCCCCGACCGGCAACCCGCACGTCGGCCTGGTCCGCACCGCCCTCTTCAACTGGGCCTTCGCCCGCCACCACGGCGGCACGCTGGTCTTCCGGATCGAGGACACCGACGCGGCCCGCGACTCCGAGGACTCCTACAACCAGCTGCTCGACGCCATGCGCTGGCTCGGGTTCGACTGGGACGAGGGCCCGGAGGTCGGCGGCCCGCACGAGCCGTACCGGCAGTCCCAGCGGATGGACATCTACGCGGACGTCGCCCGCCGCCTGCGCGAGGCCGGCCACGCGTACGAGTGCTACTGCAACACCGAGGAGCTGGACGCCCGCCGCGAGGCCGCCCGCGCCGCCGGCAAGCCCTCCGGCTACGACGGCCACTGCCGGAACCTGACGGACGACCAGGTGGCGGTCTACAAGCTGGAGGGCCGGCAGCCGATCCTGCGCTTCCGGATGCCCGACGGCACCATCACCTTCGACGACCTGGTCCGCGGCACGCTCAGCTTCGAGCCCGAGAACGTCCCGGACTACGGCATCGTCCGTGCCAACGGCGCGCCGCTCTACACCCTGGTCAACCCGGTGGACGACGCCCTGATGGGCATCACCCACGTGCTCCGCGGCGAGGACCTGCTGTCCTCCACCCCGCGCCAGATCGCGCTGTACGCGGCGCTCGCCGAGATCGGTGTCGGCAGCGGCGCCACCCCGCGCTTCGGCCACCTGCCGTACGTGATGGGCGAGGGCAACAAGAAGCTCTCCAAGCGCGACCCGCAGGCCTCGCTCAACCTCTACCGCGAGCGCGGCTTCCTGCCCGAGGGTCTGCTCAACTACCTGGCCCTGCTGGGCTGGTCGCTCTCCGCCGAGGACGACCACTTCTCGACGGACGAGCTGGTGGCCGCCTTCGACATCGCGAAGGTGAACGCCAACCCGGCCCGCTTCGACCTGAAGAAGTGCGAGGCGATCAACGCCCGGCACCTGCGCGAGCTGGCCCCGGACGAGTTCGTCCGCCGGCTGGTCCCGTACCTGCAGGCGCCCGGCCTGCTGCCGGCCGAGCCGAGCGCCGAGCAGCTCGACCTGCTGGCGAAGGTGGCTCCGCTCACCCAGGAGCGGATGGTCGTCCTCAGCGAGATCGTCAACATGGCGGGCTTCCTCTTCGTCGCCCCGGCCGACTTCGCGCTGGATCCGGAGGACGCCGCCAAGGTCCTGACCCAGGACGCCCGCCCGGTGCTGGAGGCCAGCATCAAGGCGCTGGAGGCGCTCGGGGACTTCACCCCCGAGCCGATCCAGGCGGCCCTGCGCGAGGCCCTGGTGGACGGGCTGGGCATCAAGCCCAAGTTCGCCTTCACGCCGCTGCGGGTGGCCGTCACCGGCCGCCGGGTCTCGCCGCCGCTCTTCGAGTCGATGGAGTTGCTCGGCCGTGCCGAGACGCTGCGCCGGCTGGCGGCGGCCCTGGACGCCGTCCCGGCCGCCTGA
- a CDS encoding IclR family transcriptional regulator — MDNSSGVGVLDKAALVLSALESGPATLAGLVAATGLARPTAHRLAVALEHHRLVTRDMQGRFILGPRLSELSAAAGEDRLLATAGPVLTHLRDVTGESAQLYRRQGEMRICVAAAERLSGLRDTVPVGSTLPMKAGSAAQVLLAWEEPERLHRGLQGARFTATALSGVRRRGWAQSIGEREPGVASVSAPVRGPSNRVVAAVSVSGPIERLTRHPGRLHAQAIIEAANRLTEALRRS; from the coding sequence ATGGACAACTCTAGCGGCGTCGGCGTTCTCGACAAGGCCGCTCTGGTGCTGAGCGCACTGGAGTCGGGCCCCGCCACGTTGGCGGGGCTGGTCGCCGCCACCGGTTTGGCGCGGCCCACCGCCCACCGACTCGCCGTCGCACTCGAACACCACCGCCTGGTCACCAGGGACATGCAGGGCCGGTTCATCCTCGGCCCCCGACTCTCCGAACTCTCCGCCGCGGCGGGCGAGGACCGGCTGCTCGCCACCGCGGGCCCGGTCCTGACCCATCTGCGCGACGTCACCGGCGAGAGCGCACAGCTCTACCGCCGGCAGGGCGAGATGCGGATCTGCGTAGCCGCCGCCGAGCGGCTCTCCGGTCTGCGGGACACCGTCCCGGTCGGCAGCACCCTGCCGATGAAGGCCGGTTCGGCCGCCCAGGTCCTGCTGGCCTGGGAGGAGCCCGAGCGCCTGCACCGCGGTCTGCAGGGCGCCCGGTTCACCGCCACCGCGCTGAGCGGGGTCCGGCGCCGCGGCTGGGCCCAGTCGATCGGCGAGCGCGAGCCGGGCGTGGCGTCCGTCTCCGCGCCCGTCCGCGGCCCCTCCAACCGCGTGGTGGCCGCCGTCTCGGTCTCCGGCCCCATCGAGCGCCTCACCCGGCACCCGGGCCGCCTGCACGCCCAGGCCATCATCGAGGCCGCCAACCGGCTCACCGAGGCCCTGCGGCGCAGCTGA
- the leuC gene encoding 3-isopropylmalate dehydratase large subunit yields the protein MGRTLAEKVWDDHVVRRAEGEPDLLFIDLHLLHEVTSPQAFDGLRLAGRKVRRTDLTIATEDHNTPTLDIDKPIADPVSKVQLETLRRNAAEFGVRIHSLGDVEQGVVHVVGPQLGLTQPGTTVVCGDSHTSTHGAFGALAFGIGTSQVEHVLATQTLPLAPFKTMAITVEGELPEGVTAKDLILAIITRIGTGGGQGYVLEYRGSAIRSLSMEARMTICNMSIEAGARAGMIAPDQTTFDYLEGRPHAPKGEDWDDAVAYWKTLGTDEDAVFDHEIFIDATELTPFVTWGTNPGQGAPLGANVPDPASFADPQERVAAENALKYMGLEAGTPLREVKVDAVFVGSCTNGRIEDLRAAAAILDGNRIADGVRMLVVPGSVRVALQAIEEGLDKVFTAAGAEWRHAGCSMCLGMNPDQLAPGERCASTSNRNFEGRQGKGGRTHLVSPQVAAATALLGRLAAPADLTSDITVEA from the coding sequence ATGGGACGGACACTCGCAGAGAAGGTCTGGGACGACCACGTCGTCCGGCGCGCCGAGGGCGAGCCCGACCTGCTCTTCATCGATCTGCACCTGCTGCACGAGGTGACCAGCCCGCAGGCCTTCGACGGCCTCCGGCTGGCCGGCCGCAAGGTCCGCCGGACCGATCTCACGATCGCGACCGAGGACCACAACACCCCCACGCTCGACATCGACAAGCCCATCGCGGACCCGGTCTCCAAGGTGCAGCTGGAGACGCTGCGTCGCAACGCGGCCGAGTTCGGTGTCCGGATCCACTCCCTGGGCGACGTCGAGCAGGGCGTGGTCCACGTGGTGGGCCCCCAGCTGGGACTGACCCAGCCCGGTACCACCGTCGTCTGCGGCGACTCCCACACCTCCACCCACGGCGCCTTCGGCGCGCTGGCGTTCGGCATCGGCACCAGCCAGGTCGAGCACGTGCTGGCCACCCAGACGCTGCCGCTGGCCCCGTTCAAGACCATGGCGATCACCGTCGAGGGCGAGCTGCCCGAGGGCGTCACCGCCAAGGACCTGATCCTGGCCATCATCACCAGGATCGGCACCGGCGGCGGCCAGGGCTACGTCCTGGAGTACCGCGGCTCCGCCATCCGCAGCCTCTCCATGGAGGCCCGGATGACCATCTGCAACATGTCCATCGAGGCGGGCGCGCGGGCCGGCATGATCGCCCCCGACCAGACCACCTTCGACTACCTGGAGGGGCGTCCGCACGCTCCCAAGGGCGAGGACTGGGACGACGCGGTCGCGTACTGGAAGACGCTCGGCACCGACGAGGACGCGGTCTTCGACCACGAGATCTTCATCGACGCCACCGAGCTGACCCCGTTCGTCACCTGGGGCACCAACCCGGGCCAGGGCGCCCCGCTCGGCGCCAACGTGCCGGACCCGGCCTCGTTCGCCGACCCGCAGGAGCGGGTCGCGGCCGAGAACGCGCTCAAGTACATGGGCCTGGAGGCCGGTACGCCGCTGCGCGAGGTCAAGGTCGACGCCGTGTTCGTCGGCTCCTGCACCAACGGCCGGATCGAGGACCTGCGCGCCGCCGCCGCCATCCTGGACGGCAACCGGATCGCCGACGGCGTGCGGATGCTGGTCGTGCCCGGCTCCGTCCGGGTGGCCCTGCAGGCCATCGAGGAGGGTCTGGACAAGGTCTTCACCGCCGCCGGCGCCGAATGGCGGCACGCGGGCTGCTCGATGTGCCTCGGCATGAACCCGGACCAGCTGGCCCCGGGCGAGCGCTGCGCCTCCACCTCCAACCGCAACTTCGAGGGCCGGCAGGGCAAGGGCGGACGCACCCACCTGGTCTCGCCGCAGGTCGCCGCCGCCACCGCACTGCTGGGCCGGCTGGCCGCACCCGCCGACCTCACGTCCGACATCACCGTGGAGGCCTGA
- the leuD gene encoding 3-isopropylmalate dehydratase small subunit has translation MEKFTTHTGRAVPLRRSNVDTDQIIPAHWLKKVTRTGFEDGLFEAWRKDESFILNQPERDGATVLVAGPEFGTGSSREHAVWALQNYGFHAVISSRFADIFRGNSLKNGLLTVLLPQETVERLWALTEADPTAEITVDLEAREVRAEGVTAAFELDDNVRWRLLNGLDDISITLQNEGDIAAFETTRPAFKPRTLPVL, from the coding sequence ATGGAGAAGTTCACCACCCACACCGGCCGGGCCGTTCCGCTGCGCCGCAGCAACGTCGACACCGACCAGATCATCCCGGCCCACTGGCTGAAGAAGGTCACCCGCACCGGGTTCGAGGACGGCCTCTTCGAAGCCTGGCGCAAGGACGAGTCGTTCATCCTCAACCAGCCCGAGCGCGACGGCGCCACGGTGCTGGTGGCCGGCCCCGAGTTCGGCACCGGCTCCTCGCGCGAGCACGCCGTCTGGGCGCTGCAGAACTACGGTTTCCACGCCGTCATCTCCTCGCGCTTCGCCGACATCTTCCGCGGCAACTCGCTGAAGAACGGCCTGCTCACGGTGCTGCTGCCGCAGGAGACCGTGGAGCGCCTGTGGGCCCTCACCGAGGCCGACCCGACCGCCGAGATCACGGTGGACCTGGAGGCCCGCGAGGTGCGCGCCGAGGGCGTCACGGCGGCATTCGAGCTGGACGACAATGTCCGCTGGCGGCTGCTGAACGGCCTCGACGACATCAGCATCACCCTGCAGAACGAGGGTGACATCGCGGCCTTCGAGACCACCCGTCCGGCCTTCAAACCGCGTACCCTGCCGGTCCTCTGA
- a CDS encoding HU family DNA-binding protein, producing MNKAQLVEAVAEQLGGRKAAAEAVDAVLDTMVRAVVAGDRVSVTGFGTFEKVERSARFARNPQTGEKVKVKKTSVPRFRPGQGFKDLVSGSKKLPKEGPSVKKAPKGSLTPGKSGTTAAVKRAATKRAATAAAAAPAATKKTAAKKTATTAAAKKTTATTAKKAAAVKKTTTTAAAKKTTATTAKKAAAVKKTAATPAPVAKKTTTAKKATTVKKTAPAKKTTTRKTTARKTTAK from the coding sequence GTGAACAAGGCTCAGCTTGTCGAAGCGGTGGCCGAGCAGCTGGGCGGTCGCAAGGCTGCCGCAGAGGCCGTCGACGCAGTGCTCGACACCATGGTGCGTGCCGTTGTCGCGGGTGACCGGGTCTCGGTCACCGGCTTCGGCACCTTCGAGAAGGTGGAGCGCTCGGCGCGCTTCGCCCGCAACCCGCAGACCGGCGAGAAGGTCAAGGTCAAGAAGACCTCGGTGCCTCGCTTCCGCCCCGGCCAGGGCTTCAAGGACCTGGTGAGCGGCAGCAAGAAGCTGCCGAAGGAGGGCCCGTCGGTCAAGAAGGCCCCCAAGGGTTCGCTCACCCCGGGCAAGTCCGGTACGACCGCCGCCGTCAAGCGTGCCGCCACCAAGCGCGCCGCGACCGCCGCCGCCGCCGCCCCGGCCGCGACCAAGAAGACGGCCGCGAAGAAGACGGCCACCACCGCCGCCGCGAAGAAGACCACGGCCACCACCGCCAAGAAGGCGGCCGCGGTCAAGAAGACCACCACCACCGCCGCCGCGAAGAAGACCACGGCCACCACCGCCAAGAAGGCCGCCGCCGTCAAGAAGACCGCGGCCACCCCCGCCCCCGTGGCCAAGAAGACCACGACGGCCAAGAAGGCCACCACGGTCAAGAAGACCGCCCCGGCCAAGAAGACCACCACGCGCAAGACCACCGCGCGCAAGACCACCGCGAAGTAG
- a CDS encoding GntR family transcriptional regulator: MPSEVPPYLQISDDLRRRIAEGEWPPGERLPSRAQLALAYGVGANVLQRAQERLIAEGLLEGRAGSGTYVRTPTERSRMVRARLSDRHADSPFRTRLREQGRTGSWESNSHVRTPAPEHVARRLNIAPGDLTVRTCYEFLADGRPAQLAESWEPMAVTDGTPVLMPEFGPLAGRGVVERMASIGVVVDFAVELPRPGRATTEQAHLLGISAGDLVTLVERTYFDLDGRAVETADIVIPDALWEIAYEFPVERR, translated from the coding sequence ATGCCCTCAGAGGTGCCCCCGTACCTGCAGATCTCGGACGACCTGCGCCGTCGCATCGCCGAGGGCGAATGGCCGCCCGGCGAGCGCCTGCCCTCCCGCGCGCAGCTCGCGCTGGCCTACGGAGTGGGCGCCAACGTCCTGCAGCGGGCCCAGGAACGGCTGATCGCCGAAGGCCTGCTGGAAGGGCGGGCGGGATCCGGCACCTACGTCAGAACCCCCACCGAGCGCTCCCGGATGGTCCGCGCCCGGCTGAGCGACCGGCACGCCGATTCACCCTTCCGGACCCGGCTGCGCGAGCAGGGCCGAACGGGCAGCTGGGAGTCGAACAGTCATGTCCGCACGCCGGCGCCCGAACACGTCGCCCGGCGGCTGAACATCGCCCCGGGTGACCTCACCGTGCGGACCTGCTACGAATTCCTCGCCGACGGGCGGCCCGCACAGCTCGCGGAGAGCTGGGAGCCGATGGCCGTCACCGACGGGACGCCGGTGCTGATGCCCGAGTTCGGGCCGCTGGCGGGCCGGGGCGTGGTGGAGCGGATGGCCTCGATCGGCGTGGTGGTCGATTTCGCGGTCGAACTCCCCCGCCCCGGCCGGGCCACCACCGAACAGGCCCACCTGCTGGGCATCTCGGCCGGCGACCTGGTCACCCTGGTCGAGCGGACCTATTTCGACCTGGACGGCCGCGCGGTGGAAACCGCCGACATCGTCATTCCCGACGCCCTGTGGGAAATCGCGTACGAGTTCCCGGTCGAACGCCGCTGA
- the cofC gene encoding 2-phospho-L-lactate guanylyltransferase has protein sequence MTQDTVRPDGTLPPPAPTDGWSLVLPLKPLGLAKSRLAPFAGPHRADLALSFALDTVTAALACPGVSRVLVVTGDPLAGERLAALGAVVVADEPGGGLNAALTHGAAYARRIVPHAPLAALSADLPALRPAELARVLGAVPTGGPGGRAFLADSPGLGTTLLACAPGVRLAPAFGEGSRARHAAGGAHEITLPDVPSVRRDVDTGEDLVQALALGVGPYTAAAAAALV, from the coding sequence ATGACCCAGGACACGGTACGCCCCGACGGCACCCTCCCGCCCCCCGCACCCACCGACGGGTGGTCGCTGGTGCTCCCGCTCAAGCCGCTCGGGCTCGCCAAGAGCCGGCTCGCCCCCTTCGCCGGGCCGCACCGCGCCGACCTGGCCCTGTCGTTCGCCCTGGACACCGTGACCGCGGCGCTGGCCTGTCCGGGCGTGTCCCGGGTGCTGGTGGTGACCGGCGATCCGCTGGCCGGGGAGCGCCTCGCCGCGCTCGGGGCGGTGGTGGTCGCGGACGAGCCCGGCGGCGGGCTCAACGCCGCGCTGACGCACGGCGCCGCGTACGCGCGCCGGATCGTGCCCCACGCTCCGCTGGCCGCCCTCTCCGCCGACCTGCCCGCCCTGCGCCCGGCCGAACTCGCCCGGGTGCTGGGCGCCGTGCCCACCGGCGGGCCGGGCGGCCGGGCCTTCCTCGCCGACTCCCCCGGCCTCGGCACCACCCTGCTGGCGTGCGCCCCCGGCGTGCGGCTCGCCCCGGCCTTCGGCGAGGGCTCCCGAGCCCGGCACGCGGCCGGCGGGGCGCACGAGATCACGCTGCCCGACGTGCCGTCGGTGCGCCGCGACGTGGACACCGGCGAGGACCTCGTCCAGGCCCTCGCCCTCGGGGTGGGCCCGTACACCGCGGCGGCCGCGGCGGCCCTGGTCTGA
- a CDS encoding lysophospholipid acyltransferase family protein, whose amino-acid sequence MARRSYAAFGNADYGIWYRFAAVLVKPVTTALVKPDWRGWEHLPKEGGFLAAVNHNSIIDPVVYAHWQYNSGRPPRILGKSTLFSVPFIGFMLRKTGQIPVFRDSTDAAQAFRAAIDAVNNGQCVQFYPEGTLTRDPDLWPMTGKSGVARVALMTGAPVVPVAHWGAHEIIPPYGRGTAGRGKFNLFPRHTVVVAAGPPVDLSRYQGLELTPQVLRDATEDIMAAITEVLAGIRGEQPPAERYDMRTAARARAVKATAERHRAADGRPQAPAGTASAGTGPGTDDSTTEENSK is encoded by the coding sequence GTGGCCCGCCGCTCGTACGCCGCTTTCGGCAACGCCGACTACGGCATCTGGTACCGCTTCGCGGCCGTGCTGGTGAAACCGGTGACGACCGCCCTGGTGAAGCCGGACTGGCGGGGTTGGGAGCACCTCCCGAAGGAGGGCGGCTTCCTCGCCGCGGTCAACCACAACTCGATCATCGACCCGGTCGTCTACGCGCACTGGCAGTACAACAGCGGGCGGCCGCCCCGGATACTGGGCAAGTCCACGCTGTTCTCGGTGCCGTTCATCGGGTTCATGCTGCGCAAGACCGGCCAGATCCCGGTGTTCCGGGACTCCACCGACGCCGCGCAGGCGTTCCGGGCGGCCATCGACGCCGTCAACAACGGCCAGTGCGTGCAGTTCTACCCGGAGGGCACCCTCACCCGGGACCCGGACCTCTGGCCGATGACCGGCAAGAGCGGGGTCGCCCGGGTGGCGCTGATGACCGGGGCGCCGGTCGTCCCGGTGGCGCACTGGGGCGCCCACGAGATCATCCCGCCGTACGGCCGGGGCACCGCGGGGCGGGGGAAGTTCAACCTCTTCCCCCGGCACACCGTGGTGGTGGCGGCCGGCCCGCCGGTGGACCTCAGCCGCTACCAGGGGCTCGAACTGACCCCCCAGGTGCTGCGCGACGCCACCGAGGACATCATGGCCGCGATCACCGAGGTGCTGGCCGGCATCCGCGGCGAGCAGCCGCCCGCCGAGCGCTACGACATGCGCACCGCCGCGCGGGCCCGCGCGGTCAAGGCCACCGCCGAGCGCCACCGGGCCGCCGACGGCCGGCCCCAGGCCCCGGCGGGCACCGCGTCCGCGGGCACCGGCCCGGGTACCGACGACAGCACCACCGAGGAGAACAGCAAGTGA
- a CDS encoding NAD(P)H-dependent glycerol-3-phosphate dehydrogenase — translation MTRCAVFGTGSWGTAFAMILADAGCEVSLWGRRQELVDAVNTTHENPDYLPGVRLSDAITATTDPAVALAGAEFAVLAVPSQTLRQNLGAWAPLLEPGTVLVSLMKGIELGTAKRMSEVIAEVAGVGPERVAVVSGPNLAREIANRQPAATVVACSDEVVAKRLQTACHTPYFRPYTNTDVVGCELGGAVKNVIGLAVGMADGMGLGDNTKATLITRGLAETTRLGAALGADPYTFAGLAGMGDLVATCSSPLSRNHTFGTNLGRGMTLAQAVAATSQTAEGVKSCESVLDLARRTGVDMPIVEAVVDVVHNGRPTQEVLAALMARSAKPERR, via the coding sequence GTGACCCGTTGCGCGGTGTTCGGTACCGGATCGTGGGGCACCGCCTTCGCGATGATCCTCGCCGACGCGGGCTGCGAGGTGTCCCTGTGGGGCCGCCGGCAGGAGCTGGTCGACGCGGTCAACACGACGCACGAGAACCCGGACTACCTTCCGGGTGTCCGGCTGTCCGACGCGATCACGGCGACCACCGACCCGGCCGTCGCGCTGGCCGGCGCGGAGTTCGCCGTGCTCGCGGTGCCCTCCCAGACGCTGCGGCAGAACCTGGGCGCCTGGGCGCCGCTGCTGGAGCCCGGCACGGTGCTGGTCAGCCTGATGAAGGGCATCGAACTCGGCACCGCGAAGCGGATGAGCGAGGTCATCGCCGAGGTCGCGGGGGTGGGCCCGGAGCGGGTGGCGGTCGTCAGCGGCCCCAACCTGGCCCGTGAGATCGCCAACCGGCAGCCCGCCGCAACGGTGGTGGCGTGCAGCGACGAGGTGGTCGCCAAGCGGCTCCAGACGGCCTGCCACACGCCGTACTTCCGCCCGTACACCAACACCGACGTGGTCGGCTGCGAGCTGGGTGGCGCGGTCAAGAACGTGATCGGCCTGGCGGTCGGCATGGCGGACGGGATGGGCCTGGGCGACAACACCAAGGCGACCCTGATCACCCGCGGCCTGGCCGAGACCACCCGGCTGGGGGCGGCGCTCGGCGCCGACCCGTACACCTTCGCCGGGCTCGCCGGGATGGGCGACCTGGTCGCGACCTGTTCCTCGCCGCTCTCGCGCAACCACACCTTCGGCACCAACCTGGGGCGCGGCATGACGCTGGCCCAGGCGGTGGCGGCGACCAGCCAGACCGCCGAGGGCGTCAAGTCCTGCGAGTCCGTCCTGGACCTGGCCCGGCGCACCGGGGTCGACATGCCGATCGTCGAGGCGGTGGTGGACGTGGTGCACAACGGACGCCCCACCCAGGAGGTGCTGGCGGCGCTGATGGCCCGCTCGGCGAAGCCGGAGCGCCGGTAG
- a CDS encoding D-alanine--D-alanine ligase family protein, with protein MSIEQTPPNQSAAATKPRVAIVFGGRSSEHAISVSTAGSVLRAIDRDKYEVLPIGITHDGRWALVSDDPARMAITDGKLPDVAQVAESGEGQVALPIGPGSREVVWNEPGAVPKALGEVDVVLPLLHGPWGEDGTLQGLLELSGVPYVGNGVLASAVGMDKEFTKRILASHGIGVGTYTVIRPREWETEAGRAAARERVGALGLPLFVKPCRAGSSMGITKVKDLADLDAAIDEARRHDPKVIVEAGVSGREIECAVLEFEDGPRASVPAEIVVGGGYEFYDFEAKYIDSSEVQIPARLSEAETAEIRRQAVAAFEALGCEGLARVDFFLLEDGSWMVNEINTMPGFTPISAYPKMWEASGLPYPELVDRLLRAALRRSTGLR; from the coding sequence ATGAGCATCGAACAGACCCCCCCGAACCAGTCCGCCGCCGCCACGAAGCCGCGGGTGGCGATCGTCTTCGGCGGGCGAAGCTCCGAGCACGCCATCTCGGTCTCCACCGCGGGCAGTGTGCTCAGGGCCATCGACCGCGACAAGTACGAGGTGCTGCCGATCGGCATCACCCACGACGGCCGCTGGGCCCTGGTGAGTGACGACCCCGCCCGGATGGCCATCACCGACGGCAAGCTGCCGGACGTCGCCCAGGTGGCCGAGTCCGGCGAGGGCCAGGTGGCCCTGCCGATCGGCCCGGGCAGCCGCGAGGTGGTCTGGAACGAGCCGGGCGCCGTTCCCAAGGCCCTCGGCGAGGTCGACGTCGTCCTGCCGCTGCTGCACGGCCCCTGGGGCGAGGACGGCACCCTGCAGGGCCTGCTGGAGCTCTCCGGCGTGCCGTACGTCGGCAACGGCGTGCTGGCCAGCGCGGTCGGCATGGACAAGGAGTTCACCAAGCGGATCCTGGCCTCGCACGGCATCGGCGTGGGCACCTACACGGTGATCCGCCCGCGCGAGTGGGAGACCGAGGCCGGCCGCGCCGCCGCGCGCGAGCGGGTCGGGGCGCTGGGCCTGCCGCTGTTCGTCAAGCCCTGCCGGGCCGGCTCCAGCATGGGCATCACCAAGGTCAAGGACCTCGCCGACCTCGACGCCGCGATCGACGAGGCCCGCCGGCACGACCCCAAGGTGATCGTCGAGGCCGGTGTCTCGGGCCGCGAGATCGAGTGCGCCGTGCTGGAGTTCGAGGACGGGCCGCGAGCCAGCGTGCCGGCCGAGATCGTGGTCGGCGGCGGCTACGAGTTCTACGACTTCGAGGCCAAGTACATCGACTCCTCCGAGGTGCAGATCCCGGCCCGGCTGAGCGAGGCCGAGACCGCCGAGATCCGCCGCCAGGCGGTCGCCGCCTTCGAGGCGCTCGGCTGCGAGGGCCTGGCCCGGGTCGACTTCTTCCTGCTGGAGGACGGCAGCTGGATGGTCAACGAGATCAACACCATGCCCGGCTTCACCCCCATCTCGGCCTACCCGAAGATGTGGGAGGCCTCCGGCCTGCCCTACCCCGAACTGGTCGACCGGCTGCTGCGGGCGGCGCTGCGCCGCTCCACCGGCCTGCGCTAG
- a CDS encoding DUF3515 domain-containing protein produces MTRAARATHALQALPAPVRWLAAPVALLGCVILLVGNWGTPPAPVTPTPRAKEVPYCEALARALPQQLTGHGREHSDSPYVVIWSSSPRTVLRCGVPRPDALNGPQALKSAPEVNGVQWFDEPDGEGGYRFTTTLREANVEVSVPAGAYPNYADPLPALSDAVKASVPVWNEPLPGAASTSPTP; encoded by the coding sequence GTGACCCGAGCCGCCCGCGCGACCCACGCCCTCCAGGCCCTCCCGGCCCCCGTCCGGTGGCTGGCCGCACCGGTGGCGCTGCTCGGTTGCGTGATCCTGCTGGTCGGCAACTGGGGAACGCCGCCGGCCCCCGTCACGCCCACGCCCAGGGCGAAGGAAGTGCCGTACTGCGAGGCGCTCGCGCGCGCCCTGCCGCAGCAGCTGACCGGCCACGGCCGTGAGCACTCCGACTCGCCGTACGTGGTGATCTGGAGCAGCTCGCCACGGACGGTGCTGCGCTGCGGGGTGCCCCGCCCGGACGCGCTGAACGGCCCGCAGGCGCTGAAGAGCGCTCCCGAGGTGAACGGCGTCCAGTGGTTCGACGAGCCCGACGGCGAGGGCGGCTACCGGTTCACCACCACCCTGCGCGAGGCCAACGTCGAGGTGAGCGTCCCCGCCGGGGCCTACCCCAACTACGCGGACCCGCTGCCCGCCCTCTCCGACGCCGTGAAGGCCAGCGTGCCGGTCTGGAACGAGCCGCTGCCGGGAGCCGCGAGCACCTCGCCCACCCCGTGA
- a CDS encoding Lrp/AsnC family transcriptional regulator has translation MVHAYILVQTEVGKATSVAESIAKIPGVLQAEDVTGPYDVIVRAEAETVDDLGRMVVAQVQQVEGITRTLTCPVVHL, from the coding sequence GTGGTACACGCGTACATCCTGGTCCAGACCGAGGTGGGCAAGGCCACCTCGGTGGCCGAGTCCATCGCCAAGATCCCGGGCGTCCTGCAGGCCGAGGACGTCACCGGCCCGTACGACGTGATCGTCCGGGCCGAGGCGGAAACCGTCGACGACCTGGGGCGGATGGTCGTCGCCCAGGTCCAGCAGGTCGAGGGGATCACCCGGACGCTGACCTGTCCGGTGGTCCACCTGTAG